A genome region from Pyrenophora tritici-repentis strain M4 chromosome 9, whole genome shotgun sequence includes the following:
- a CDS encoding TRF4, DNA polymerase sigma, whose translation MEQQNAPQLSGLEGQLRSMILDNVNMAGQESQSTQRGRGRGRGRGQGRGRGRGRGGHFVDDANPPSQDQWRQNPSLPSRARGGGRVWDMSAPARGQHPPRVLQRPHYPSPGQAQTGPTFSQHSQPQTTYAPRTPQPRENPLVQIEHLDRIAAEEITKVEMSTSEIEEKEDFRKYLETIMQQAFAKYYSGDIENISLVGFGSLASGFGMPGSDMDLAVVPTYRDPARANDFSIDRGIPRLLERAVLDAKLGGRLLTRTRVPILKICQSPTETLYTALFEERQKWDELPDEEKYPSDATRSFVQPKPAANHQVPPTPQVDAAKFVTNFPTLGTTAPTKNSLQAPKTEVKSPTTETSSVTNDKAKKDQNQRSGKQWSREKVVGPLDFPKTGCGIQCDINFENPLGIHNTHMLKCYSLTDPRVRPMVLFVKSWAKRRKVNSAYSGTLSSYGWVLMVLHYLVNIAYPPVCPNLQLIAKKPEHTTTRIISGYQVRFWRHEHEIIHSAQTGQLTENKESLGSLLRGFFQYYASLSGYNYPRPPQFHWTNEVLSLRTPGGILTKQAKGWVSATTKITAEKKVTNRYLFAIEDPFEVDHNVARTVTHRGIVTIRDEFRRAWRIVRAVGQGFPPEGGIFDEVFEYD comes from the coding sequence ATGGAACAACAAAATGCGCCCCAGTTGAGTGGGCTCGAGGGTCAGTTGCGCAGCATGATTCTCGACAATGTCAACATGGCCGGCCAAGAGAGCCAATCAACACAGAGAGGACGAGGGAGAGGGCGAGGACGGGGCCAAGGGCGGGGACGTGGGCGGGGACGTGGTGGTCATTTCGTCGACGATGCCAACCCTCCCAGTCAAGACCAGTGGCGTCAGAACCCTTCACTCCCAAGCAGAGCAAGAGGAGGCGGTCGAGTCTGGGACATGTCAGCTCCCGCACGCGGTCAACATCCGCCGAGAGTTCTCCAACGCCCGCATTACCCATCGCCAGGTCAAGCCCAAACAGGCCCGACCTTTTCACAACATTCCCAGCCACAAACAACATATGCACCACGAACACCCCAACCGAGAGAGAATCCCTTGGTTCAGATTGAGCATCTAGACCGAATAGCTGCAGAGGAGATTACCAAGGTTGAAATGTCCACGTCTGAAATCGAAGAAAAGGAAGACTTTAGAAAGTATCTAGAGACGATTATGCAACAAGCCTTTGCTAAGTACTACTCTGGAGACATTGAGAACATCTCACTGGTCGGCTTCGGTAGTCTGGCTTCTGGATTTGGCATGCCTGGCTCAGACATGGACCTCGCTGTTGTACCAACATACAGGGATCCAGCCAGAGCCAACGATTTCTCCATTGATCGAGGTATCCCACGTCTACTAGAGCGAGCAGTACTTGATGCCAAGCTGGGCGGTCGCCTACTCACGCGGACACGAGTGCCTATACTGAAGATATGTCAAAGCCCAACAGAGACTCTTTACACGGCCCTCTTTGAAGAACGCCAAAAGTGGGATGAGCTTCCTGATGAGGAAAAGTACCCTTCAGACGCAACACGGTCGTTTGTACAGCCAAAGCCTGCAGCAAATCACCAGGTACCACCTACTCCACAGGTGGATGCTGCTAAGTTTGTGACCAACTTTCCGACACTAGGCACTACAGCACCTACAAAGAACAGTTTGCAGGCCCCAAAGACTGAGGTCAAGTCGCCTACGACAGAGACATCTAGTGTAACCAACGACAAGGCAAAGAAGGACCAAAACCAGCGCTCTGGAAAGCAATGGTCACGTGAAAAAGTAGTCGGGCCTCTCGACTTCCCAAAGACCGGCTGCGGAATCCAATGTGACATCAACTTTGAGAACCCACTTGGAATCCACAACACCCACATGCTCAAATGCTACTCACTGACGGATCCCCGCGTGCGGCCAATGGTCCTCTTCGTAAAGTCATGGGCCAAGCGTCGCAAAGTCAACAGCGCCTATTCCGGGACCCTCTCTTCCTACGGCTGGGTACTCATGGTGCTGCACTACCTCGTCAACATCGCCTATCCACCGGTATGTCCAAACCTACAGCTCATAGCCAAGAAACCAGAACACACAACGACGCGAATCATCTCAGGCTACCAAGTCCGCTTCTGGCGCCACGAGCATGAAATCATCCACAGCGCCCAAACGGGGCAGTTGACAGAAAACAAGGAATCTCTCGGTTCGCTCCTACGAGGGTTTTTCCAATACTACGCTTCGCTCTCTGGATACAATTACCCGCGACCGCCACAGTTCCACTGGACTAATGAGGTCTTGTCGCTGCGCACACCGGGTGGCATCTTGACCAAGCAGGCCAAGGGGTGGGTTAGCGCGACTACAAAGATTACGGCGGAGAAGAAGGTTACGAATCGGTATTTGTTCGCCATTGAGGATCCCTTCGAGGTTGATCACAATGTCGCGAGGACAGTGACGCATCGTGGTATCGTTACGATTCGAGATGAGTTTCGCAGGGCGTGGAGGATTGTTAGGGCTGTGGGGCAGGGGTTTCCGCCTGAAGGTGGTATCTTTGATGAGGTTTTCGAGTATGACTGA